CAAACTCACACAagtaaatttacacaataataattaacaattaacacaataataataattaattgtagACGATCCAGAATTATGTGAAGATGTTGAATTTTTCGTATCGTTCGGGTTTAACGACGGCTGGCGTGGATTATATCAACGCCTACGGCACTCttaaacataataatactgtagAATATACTCACAATAATGAAACTAAGGTACCGTTACGGTGTCACTGCGGGGCACCAGTTATTTTTCTACGGAGTTAGCCACCCCAATGGGACTCTTTTTGTCCCTTGGTTACTACTAACTCAGTTACCTATTTACGTATCCCCATTATTTCTcaatttgcaacctttttggtatttatttacaatttacaattgttttttggtaaatgtgttgttGAAGCAGCAATAATTCGGggtgagaaaatttatttctcctaacccgatcaacttttgcatttatttccaaatttccattttttggaattattttttcctaAATTTGATCATATTTAgtttactatagttaatagtgtaaaaatgtgtagagtGTGGTGGGTGAAAAGGTGATAATAGCGGTTGGTGAGAGGCCTTATGTGCCGTCAGATGTTCAAGGTGCTCTGGAATACGCCATCACCTCCGATGATCTCTTCAAACTCAATACCTCCCCAGGCAAAACGTATTCCCACTCTTTCCcaactatttacacaattaaaCTATTGCacaattatactattacaacttatttatatagtgtGAATATGTTGTAGATTGATAGTTGGAGCGAGTTATGTAGCATTAGAATGTGCCGGGTTCCTCACAGGCCTAGGATTCGACGTATACTACACTATTaccattattatactattattacttactatatacctaatgccttaactatacccctagagggagctatcttaatgtatacccctagagggagctatcttactatatacttaattatatacccctagagggagctactttactatactcttaactatactatactattacttactatactaacataatattattataatattgttaataatgtttataGGTGGATGTATCGGTCCgtagtatattattgagAGGTTTTGACAGGCAGTGTGTGCGGAAGGTGGAGGAGCTTATGGAAGCGTCCGGCGTCTCCTTTCTATACCAGAAACTGCCAACCAAAATTGAAAAAGTCAACCAACGCCTCAAAGTAAAATTCACACATTCTTACtcattcttacacattttttatagtattttacacacattttatcttattttacacattaccgtgtcttatttcgacactaacgtgtcttttttacacacatttacacactaatttacacattttacacactatttacagtattttacacatttctacacactatttatagtaatttaCGTACTAATGGTATTGAGTAGGTAACGTTTAGTGATGGGAGTGTGAATGATTACGACACTGTACTATATGCCATTGGACGCATTCCACTACAATACACTCAGAGTAATACACTGTTctattacttatttactaaCCTGATTACGAGTTAATTGTTTACAGATTTACGGGAGTTGGGTCTGGAGTTTGATGGGAATGGTAATATAATAGCGCCTAACGAGGAGactaatataaaaaatgtgtacgCTGTTGGCGACATTGTGTCAAAAGTGCCCAAACTCGCGCCCGTAGCAATTAAATCCTCAGAGTTACTCATTCAGCGACTTTACTCCAATACAAACACAAAAGTACACAGTTTTATTAACTACTGACCAGTTATTGTTtacagttaatttattgtaaatttgaCTTAGATGAACTATGAGAATGTGCCGAAATGTGTTTATACGCCCTTTGAATATTCCTCGTGCGGTCTCACCGAAGAAGAAGCCATTGTAATTTTCCCATTTAGCCTTATTTTTACTCTATTTTTACTCGAATTTAGCCTTAATTAGTCTTATTTTAGTCTTATTTTAGCCTTAATTACCTTATTTTACGTATAAATTAGCCTTAATTTAGCCTTAGTTTAGCCTTAATTTAGCCTTAGTTTAGCcttaattattcttaaaTTACACTTATTTTTCTCTTATTTTGGCTCttaattagtgttattttagccTTAAAATAGTCATTTTTACGCCTTAATTAGCTTTATTTTagtcttattttaccccttaattagctttatttttactctaatttagccttattttacccctaaCTTAGTcttaaaatagttattttttacccttaattagtCATATTTTACGCTTAATTACGTATTAgtggtaaaaaatgtgtaggagCGTTTTGGTGAGGAGAACCTGGAAATCTACCTCAAGGAATACAACAACTTAGAAATCTCACCCGTCCACAGAATCAACAAAAAAACCAACGACGGTAacaactacacatttttctCATCATCTCACCCCTAATTAACCCCCAATTACCTCCTAATTACCTCCTAATTACCTCCTAATTACCTCCTAATTACCTCCTAATTACCTCCTAATCACCTCCTAATCACCTCAATagtgtaataattgttgtAGAGTTTGACTATCCTATGACGTGTTTGAGTAAAGTAATTTGTTTGAGGGACGGGAAGATCGTTGGAATGCATTTTGTGGGCCCGAATGCGGGTGAGATTATGCAGGGGTTTTCAGTCCTCTTTACGCTCAATGCGAAGAAAAGTGACTTGGATAAGACCGTCGGAATTCATCCAACTGACGCTGAAAGCTTCGTTAACCTCACCGTTACCAAGGCCAGCGGCGACTCCTGGGTCGCCACCGGCGGCTGCGCCGGCGGTAAATGCGGCTAAACCCTCTCCATCAGTTAGTGTTACACTGGGTGTAATATGGTGTATCCTCCCGTGTTTAGTgtacatattttacatattgTATAATGAGTAAAAGTAATGTGAGATTGTCAAATAAgaggaaaataattctagaggataaaaatagtaaaaaaatcCACTTATCCGGCGATGATTCTGCAAATTCGCGGAACCCTCTCCTACACCCTGAGAATCCCGTTCCCGTCCCCGAAAATTCAgattttacccctaataACGCAAATTTCAACTCTGTTAACACagaattaaataatcaGTTGATaagtgaaaataataaattatcgGAGAAAAAGTTGAGAAGGGACGAgttgttattattatttaataattgtgtgaCGGCCctttcaaataataaaatttgtacCTACAACGCGTTTGACATTGGAATCATAGACCACATCGACGACTTGATACAAATTAACGAGGAGGAAAGCGGTCCGGGTACAGTCGGTGAACGTCAGCGGTCCCAGGATGGCACAGAGGACATTAACTACTCGATGATCTCGAAGGTGGTGGAAAGCGCGAGTAAAGTCTACAGCTACAGAGTCGAGGcgatttataataaaacgTTCAACATTCTGACGAATATcaagagtaaaaataacaacGAAAACGCAAATATCAATAAACGCAGtaaaaaaaatatcaaaCTGTACGAATTCACAGGttaaacttaaattatCTAGTCATTATTTAGGGCTATTTTGGCTCTATTTAGGTGTTATTTAGTCATTATTTAGGCTTAATTTAGGTGTTATTTAGTCATATTTTAGCTCTATTTAGTCATATTTTAGCTCTATTTAGTcatattttagtgttattttagctTAAAATAGCTATTTTTAGCCTTATTTTGGtcttattttagtgttattttggCCATATTTTGGTCTATTTAGGTGTTATTTTGGCTTAAAtaggcttattttagtcattttttaCGCCTTAACTAgtcttattttactttattttaccctaaattagtgttattttaaccAAAATTTGGGCCTATTTACCCCTTAATTAGTCTTATTTTTCTCTTATTTTGGCTctaaattagtgttattttagtcTTAAAATAGTCATTTTTACCCTCAAATTACCtctaatttacccctaaattacctctaaataactctaaattattgttaatttacccctagTTTTCCTTATTTTACGCCttagtatactattacttaactgattaaa
The Theileria parva strain Muguga chromosome 3 map unlocalized ctg_530, whole genome shotgun sequence DNA segment above includes these coding regions:
- the trxr2 gene encoding thioredoxin and glutathione reductase family protein, with amino-acid sequence MEELICELKMFNFKRLKLISSAVPRIFLSSYLLFRQSDFTPHSLCYNINFHPSDRTISLFNKYPNPNTSLHSQHSTCYSTPVQLRNPMARYDLVVLGGGPAGMAAAKEAARLGKRTVLFDYVTPSPRGTSWGVGGTCVNVGCIPKKLMHYASLLRSTQYDRFQYGITSSPDQEQVNWTKLTQTIQNYVKMLNFSYRSGLTTAGVDYINAYGTLKHNNTVEYTHNNETKSVVGEKVIIAVGERPYVPSDVQGALEYAITSDDLFKLNTSPGKTLIVGASYVALECAGFLTGLGFDVDVSVRSILLRGFDRQCVRKVEELMEASGVSFLYQKLPTKIEKVNQRLKVTFSDGSVNDYDTVLYAIGRIPLQYTQNLRELGLEFDGNGNIIAPNEETNIKNVYAVGDIVSKVPKLAPVAIKSSELLIQRLYSNTNTKMNYENVPKCVYTPFEYSSCGLTEEEAIERFGEENLEIYLKEYNNLEISPVHRINKKTNDEFDYPMTCLSKVICLRDGKIVGMHFVGPNAGEIMQGFSVLFTLNAKKSDLDKTVGIHPTDAESFVNLTVTKASGDSWVATGGCAGGKCG